The following proteins come from a genomic window of Aequorivita marisscotiae:
- the speB gene encoding agmatinase — protein MSTKTYAGIPQKYAALETSKIVLIPVPYDGTSTWQKGADKGPEAFLDASENMELYDIETQTEVYKQGVYLADAITENSSPEAVVSEVHKTTKDYIKRNKFVTIFGGEHSISIGTIRAFNECFDNLTVLHIDAHADLRKDFHGSTCNHACAVYEASQTTNLVQVGIRSMDVAETRVMDEEKVFFAHDMAKDEYWMDKVIEALGENVFITFDLDALDPSILPSTGTPEPGGLFWYETLDFLKQVFEDRNVVGFDIVELCPNPEEKASDFVAAKLYYKMLTYKFSGTEEGDEYESNFNLSAPLDTGKKGNSKFNTEEDEY, from the coding sequence ATGAGCACTAAGACGTATGCAGGAATCCCGCAAAAATATGCGGCCCTAGAAACATCAAAAATTGTATTGATCCCAGTTCCGTACGATGGAACCAGCACTTGGCAAAAAGGGGCCGACAAAGGTCCAGAAGCATTTTTAGATGCTTCGGAAAATATGGAGCTTTATGATATTGAAACCCAAACAGAGGTTTATAAACAAGGGGTTTACCTTGCCGATGCCATTACAGAAAATTCATCGCCCGAGGCTGTAGTTTCGGAGGTGCATAAAACCACGAAAGATTATATTAAACGAAATAAGTTCGTAACTATTTTTGGTGGCGAGCACAGCATTTCCATAGGAACTATTCGCGCATTTAACGAATGTTTCGATAATCTTACTGTCCTGCACATTGATGCACATGCAGATTTGCGAAAGGATTTTCACGGAAGCACTTGCAATCACGCCTGTGCAGTGTATGAAGCTAGCCAAACAACAAATTTGGTGCAGGTAGGTATTAGAAGTATGGATGTTGCCGAAACCCGTGTAATGGACGAAGAAAAAGTTTTCTTCGCCCATGATATGGCTAAGGATGAATACTGGATGGATAAAGTTATTGAAGCTTTAGGTGAAAATGTATTTATCACTTTTGATCTTGACGCTTTGGACCCTTCAATTCTTCCTTCAACCGGAACACCAGAACCGGGTGGGCTATTTTGGTATGAAACGCTCGATTTTTTAAAACAAGTATTTGAAGATAGAAACGTGGTAGGCTTTGATATTGTTGAACTTTGTCCGAACCCGGAAGAAAAAGCTTCCGATTTTGTTGCGGCCAAACTTTATTATAAAATGTTGACCTATAAATTTTCGGGAACTGAAGAAGGCGACGAATACGAAAGTAACTTTAACCTTTCCGCGCCACTCGATACAGGCAAAAAAGGAAATTCAAAATTTAACACAGAAGAAGATGAGTACTAA
- a CDS encoding deoxyhypusine synthase family protein, translated as MSTNKGSISQFIEKYYLHFNAAALVDAAKGYEAQLAKGSKMLVSLAGAMSTAELGKIFAEMIRQDKVQIISCTGANLEEDIMNLVAHSHYERVPHYRDLTPQDEWDLLERGMNRVTDTCIPEEEAFRRIQKHIVKLWKDAEAKGERYLPHEYMYKLLLSGVMEEYYEIDLKDSWMYAAAEKNLPIICPGWEDSTMGNIFASYVLKGELKASTMKSGIEYMTFLADWYTENSKDGIGFFQIGGGIAGDFPICVVPMLYQDMERPETPFWSYFCQISDSTTSFGSYSGAVPNEKITWGKLDINTPKFIIESDATIVAPLVFAYILDM; from the coding sequence ATGAGTACTAACAAAGGATCCATTTCACAATTTATTGAAAAATATTACCTTCACTTTAATGCCGCAGCCCTTGTAGATGCTGCGAAGGGTTATGAAGCGCAACTTGCAAAAGGTTCAAAAATGCTCGTTTCTTTGGCTGGTGCAATGAGTACCGCCGAATTAGGGAAGATTTTTGCCGAAATGATTCGCCAAGATAAGGTGCAAATAATCTCTTGTACGGGCGCAAATCTCGAAGAAGATATTATGAATCTTGTAGCTCATAGTCATTATGAACGTGTGCCACATTACCGCGATTTAACTCCGCAAGACGAATGGGATTTATTGGAAAGAGGAATGAACCGGGTAACAGATACTTGTATACCGGAAGAAGAAGCTTTTCGAAGAATTCAAAAACACATAGTTAAACTCTGGAAAGATGCTGAAGCAAAAGGCGAACGATACCTCCCGCACGAATATATGTACAAGCTACTTTTAAGTGGTGTTATGGAGGAATATTACGAAATAGATTTAAAGGATTCTTGGATGTATGCCGCTGCCGAGAAAAATCTTCCGATTATCTGCCCAGGATGGGAAGATAGTACAATGGGTAATATTTTTGCGAGCTACGTTTTAAAAGGTGAACTGAAGGCTTCAACCATGAAAAGTGGGATTGAATACATGACATTTTTGGCAGATTGGTATACCGAAAACTCAAAAGACGGAATTGGTTTCTTCCAAATTGGCGGTGGTATAGCTGGCGATTTCCCGATCTGTGTGGTGCCAATGTTATACCAAGATATGGAACGCCCAGAAACGCCATTTTGGAGTTATTTTTGCCAAATAAGCGACTCAACTACTAGTTTTGGTAGCTATTCCGGGGCCGTACCTAACGAAAAAATTACTTGGGGCAAACTGGATATTAATACTCCAAAGTTTATAATTGAAAGTGATGCAACTATCGTAGCGCCATTGGTTTTTGCCTATATTTTAGATATGTAA